One genomic window of Augochlora pura isolate Apur16 chromosome 5, APUR_v2.2.1, whole genome shotgun sequence includes the following:
- the LOC144470418 gene encoding uncharacterized protein LOC144470418, which translates to MYNNSYSNHSRPRGNRDSGNRNGGGTYWNSQQQAQKDKGIKKQAQRKTPGDLLKKPNWDLAKLPVITKNLYIPHINVLKRTTEDIAKYHIGKEITVKGKNTPSPIQAFEESNFPDYVMEEIRKQGFAEPTAIQAQGWPIALSGRDLVGIAQTGSGKTLAYILPATVHINSQPRLNRGDGPIVLILAPTRELAQQIQTVARDFGSSSCIRNTCIFGGSPKGPQARDLERGVEICIATPGRLIDFLEKGTTNLRRCTYLVLDEADRMLDMGFEPQIRKIIEQIRPDRQVLMWSATWPKEVQALAEDFLSDYIQINIGSLTLAANHNIRQIIEICYEHEKEMKLSGLLREIGKDRGSKMIIFVETKKKVDDITKAIKREGWPAISIHGDKSQPERDYVLSEFRSGNTMILVATDVAARGLDVEDVKYVINFDYPNSSEDYIHRIGRTGRCQSAGTAYAYFTPNNARQAKELISVLEEAGQVINPQLAVLANSMKNQYGKSRQRWSHSRSSKDNNSVSPRNNSSPTANSWQNQQCQASQLNHNNINNQERTVVRHQNGYQNNRQNNYQPTYQQQQHQRQPNAYANSCPTSSSSYQPGYQNATIPRYHGRTGTFQGNRYHNRQNTYSGSQTGGQSVYSMPPPFMMPSNGHTDSGMQSLVNNKFFQTNRPPPNTGACAYQSMGYGQFQAVPPYSYPYPPTPVQQ; encoded by the exons GCCCAGAGGTAACCGGGACTCTGGTAACCGCAATGGGGGTGGCACATATTGGAACAGCCAGCAACAAGCACAGAAAGATAAGGGTATCAAAAAGCAAGCTCAAAGGAAGACGCCAGGAGATTTGTTGAAGAAACCCAACTGGGATTTAGCCAAGTTACCTGTGATCacgaaaaatttgtatattccACATATCAATGTTTTGAAAAGAACAACAGAAGACATTGCAAAGTATCACATTGGCAAAGAAATTACAGTCAAGGGAAAGAACACACCTTCTCCGATCCAAGCATTCGAAGAAAGTAACTTCCCAGATTATGTAATGGAAGAAATCAGGAAACAGGGATTTGCTGAGCCAACAGCAATTCAAGCACAAGGCTGGCCAATCGCCCTCAGTGGCCGCGATTTAGTTGGTATCGCTCAAACAGGATCTGGAAAGACTCTAGCA TACATCTTGCCAGCGACAGTACACATTAATAGCCAGCCTCGATTAAATCGTGGGGATGGTCCAATCGTATTGATTCTGGCTCCGACGAGAGAGTTAGCTCAGCAAATTCAGACAGTTGCTCGTGATTTCGGATCCTCGTCATGCATTCGCAATACATGCATTTTCGGTGGATCTCCAAAAGGACCACAGGCCCGTGACTTGGAACGAGGCGTTGAGATCTGTATCGCGACTCCTGGCCGGCTGATTGACTTCCTAGAGAAGGGAACGACGAATCTTCGTAGATGCACATACCTAGTTCTGGACGAAGCGGATAGGATGCTGGATATGGGATTCGAGCCACAGATCCGCAAGATTATCGAACAGATAAGACCCGACAGGCAGGTGCTGATGTGGTCTGCGACATGGCCAAAGGAAGTACAAGCTCTGGCCGAAGATTTCCTCTCCGATTACATTCAGATCAACATTGGATCCTTAACGCTTGCTGCCAATCACAACATTCGTCAGATCATCGAAATCTGTTACGAGCACGAGAAGGAGATGAAACTTTCGGGTCTGCTCAGAGAAATCGGAAAAGACCGAGGTAGCAAAATGATCATATTTGTGGAAACAAAGAAGAAGGTGGACGACATCACCAAGGCCATCAAACGGGAAGGCTGGCCGGCCATATCTATTCACGGAGATAAATCTCAGCCGGAAAGAGACTACGTTTTGTCTGAATTCAGGAGCGGTAACACCATGATTCTCGTTGCTACCGACGTAGCTGCTCGCGGTTTGGATGTAGAGGACGTGAAATACGtgattaatttcgattatcCGAACAGCTCCGAGGACTACATTCATCGAATTGGAAGAACTGGGCGTTGTCAAAGCGCAGGAACCGCATACGCTTACTTCACGCCCAATAACGCGAGGCAAGCGAAAGAGTTGATCTCTGTTTTGGAGGAAGCTGGCCAAGTTATCAATCCACAATTGGCAGTGCTAGCCAACTCGATGAAGAACCAATACGGAAAGAGCCGCCAGCGTTGGAGTCACTCCCGTTCCAGTAAAGACAACAACTCCGTCAGCCCTAGGAACAACAGCAGTCCGACCGCGAACAGTTGGCAGAACCAGCAGTGCCAGGCTAGTCAGTTGAACCACAACAACATCAACAATCAGGAGAGGACCGTGGTTCGGCATCAGAACGGTTACCAGAACAACCGTCAGAACAATTACCAACCTACCTACCAGCAACAGCAACACCAGAGACAGCCGAACGCTTACGCTAACAGCTGTCcaaccagcagcagcagctacCAACCTGGATATCAGAATGCAACTATACCCAGATACCATGGCAGAACCGGTACTTTCCAAGGTAACCGTTATCACAACCGCCAGAACACGTACAGCGGTAGCCAAACTGGAGGACAGAGTGTTTATTCGATGCCGCCGCCGTTCATGATGCCGTCTAACGGGCACACCGATTCGGGGATGCAGAGCCTGGTGAACAACAAGTTCTTCCAAACGAACCGACCACCGCCGAATACCGGAGCTTGTGCTTACCAGTCGATGGGCTACGGCCAGTTTCAAGCTGTGCCGCCGTACAGTTACCCTTACCCGCCTACACCAGTGCAGCAGTGA